One genomic window of Mercenaria mercenaria strain notata chromosome 2, MADL_Memer_1, whole genome shotgun sequence includes the following:
- the LOC123564051 gene encoding transcription intermediary factor 1-alpha-like gives MAVPGKKVSKKLSSTLSPGSEEDFEVFCQPCDRDDLRLPAAGYCVDCQEHLCDSCFNTHRRPKLLRHHKLLDKDNMPHTQNLSTMYSSTTVEQPDDLTSPCSKHTKEMIKFYCHDHKALLCSVCVTLDHTRTSCQVDYIPDISGHTIDSTEFKDTLKELDKITEKCQKITAGLKQMVAKSNTSLRDVLAEITKFREEINRKLDELEKEASDAANALKRENETRLKTTEETCDSMIKSLKASSDMIKHLNKTKKADRLFTELKNAEQLLQDNEERISQLKTTGVTKEYTFDPNQAIQTLLQNEKSLGTLTAKILKQPSPPSTPALKSRTISHHKNICVKTSSDKYNCYITGIAASFPNQIFLADYNNHSIKMVDINSKAVQQLNLDSWPWDIITTTRDELAVTMPDYHTIQLISYSSNRLSKKNTLKVDGKCYGISYCQGKLAVTFQIPAKLQIMDLKGTVLTTVITNSNGENIFSAPEYVTTNSNAIYVSDYGMKAVIWLNWQGEIMGSYEGMGFPKGLAMLDEGSFFVTDKEKNKRNILNVNGDCKKSTTVLKDLDRPAAICWCNATKTIYVSNWSDDKKEMNFIQIYKMS, from the coding sequence ATGGCTGTCCCTGGTAAAAAAGTATCAAAGAAATTATCTTCAACTCTGTCTCcaggttctgaagaagatttcGAAGTTTTCTGTCAGCCATGTGACAGAGATGACCTCAGACTACCTGCTGCTGGTTACTGTGTAGATTGTCAAGAGCACCTGTGTGACTCGTGCTTTAACACCCACAGAAGACCAAAACTACTTCGACATCATAAACTCCTAGATAAAGACAACATGCCACACACACAAAATCTTTCTACAATGTATAGTTCTACTACTGTTGAACAGCCAGATGATCTTACATCTCCTTGCTCTAAACACACAAAGGAAATGATCAAGTTCTACTGCCATGACCATAAAGCACTTCTATGCAGTGTATGTGTGACCCTTGACCATACCCGTACATCCTGCCAAGTTGATTATATACCTGATATATCTGGGCACACCATCGACAGCACTGAGTTCAAAGATACTCTTAAAGAGCTTgacaaaataactgaaaaatgtcagaagaTTACAGCAGGTCTAAAGCAAATGGTTgcaaaatcaaacacttctttgAGAGATGTTCTCGCAGAAATAACAAAGTTTCGAGAAGAGATCAACCGAAAATTAGATGAACTTGAAAAGGAAGCCTCAGATGCAGCAAATGCTCTAAAACGAGAGAATGAAACAAGATTGAAGACTACAGAAGAAACCTGTGACAGTATGATAAAATCTCTTAAAGCATCATCTGATATGATAAAACACCTCAACAAAACCAAGAAAGCAGACAGACTTTTCACTGAGCTTAAAAATGCTGAGCAACTGCTCCAAGATAATGAAGAAAGAATATCCCAACTGAAAACTACTGGAGTTACAAAAGAATATACATTTGATCCAAATCAAGCCATTCAAACACTTCTTCAAAACGAGAAGTCACTTGGTACATTAACAGCAAAAATACTAAAACAGCCAAGTCCTCCTTCAACCCCAGCTTTAAAATCAAGAACAATTTCACATCATAAAAACATCTGTGTCAAGACATCATCAGataaatataattgttatataaCAGGAATTGCAGCTTCTTTTCCAAACCAAATATTTCTAGCAGATTATAACAATCACTCAATTAAAATGGTAGACATCAATAGTAAAGCTGTTCAACAACTGAACCTAGATTCATGGCCATGGGATATTATCACAACCACCAGAGATGAACTTGCTGTTACAATGCCAGATTACCATACAATACAGTTGATATCCTACTCCTCAAACAGACTCTCTAAGAAAAACACACTTAAAGTAGATGGAAAGTGTTATGGTATCAGTTATTGTCAGGGAAAACTTGCAGTAACATTTCAGATTCCTGCAAAACTGCAAATCATGGACTTGAAAGGCACTGTACTAACAACAGTCATAACAAACTCAAAtggtgaaaatattttcagtgcaCCAGAGTATGTGACCACCAACAGCAATGCTATCTATGTATCTGACTATGGAATGAAAGCAGTTATCTGGTTAAACTGGCAAGGAGAAATAATGGGTAGTTATGAAGGAATGGGATTTCCAAAAGGTCTTGCCATGTTAGACGAAGGATCCTTCTTTGTGACTgataaggaaaaaaacaaaagGAACATACTCAATGTAAATGGTGACTGTAAAAAGAGTACAACTGTACTGAAGGATTTAGATCGTCCAGCGGCTATTTGCTGGTGTAATGCAACCAAAACAATTTATGTCAGTAACTGGAGTGATGACAAAAAAGAAATGAACTTCATTCAAATCTACAAAATGTCATAA